The Pukyongia salina genome segment GGATCGACGCCAAGCACCCTTCTCAATGGGAATCGGCTATTCTCGAACAATTAGGAGAAACCTGGAAGGCTTCCGAAAATCTTTCAGACGAAGATATATGGCCCAACAGAATCGAGATAGACCTTGATGAATTTAAACAAATGGATAGCCTTTCGGCTGGGAGCATTTCAGAAGAATTGATCGAAGCTGTTATGGACAGTATCAATAATTAAACGTAAGGCATAAAATAAATCTTCAGAAAAATAAAACTGAGATAAGCCCAGAGCAATGTGAAAATAAGATGCATGGCAGTTTCGAACACTTTGCCACGCCATAATTTCGTGGAATACACAAAAAGTTGAATAAATAGTCGACACGTCCAGAAGATCCCGATTCCCAAACAAATCTTCCTGCCCAATGCTGTATGGACGAGTTCATAGGAGGAAGTAAAACACAGCAAACCCATTAGAAATACTGTAAGTGCGATGAAAAAGGTATGAACCCGCATCATCTGACTATTCATGAGACTGAGCACTTTCAATTCTTCCTTCCACCTAAAATAACGTGGAAACGGAATATGAATAAGCGCCAGCAGCATGAGTAACGTCCCTATGATCTTAAGGTGTAGTTCCATTTCATTTTAAAATAAAGGTTGAAATAAAAGGTGTGGTTTTGATCACTTTCTCAATCTTAAATCCGGCCTCTCTAAAGACTAACATCCAGTTATTCTTGCTAAAAAAATGAAAAGCACCAATAGTGTAAGCTAAAAAATTTGCGCCATCTCTAAGGTGTTCCACCACCACCACTCGTCCCATGGGCTTAGTCACCCTTCGCACTTCCCTAAAAAATTCCAGTCGCTCCTGCTCCTTCCTTATCTCATGCGCACTTAAAATTAAAAAAACGAAATCGGCTACATGATCATCTAAAGGAATTTTAGATGTTGAGATGATCCTGGTACCAGGATATGGAGGATATGCCCTACGCGCTCTTCTAATGGATGGTTCGGTATGCCTGGTTTCATTGTAGAAATCGAATACTTCCATGCGTGCCTGGGGGTATTTTTGCCTTATGGTCTCACTGGTCTCATCGAACCCGGCATTGATATTCACTAAAGTGTCCCCGGGTTTTATTACAAGTGTATCAAGCCAGGAGAGTAGGTAGAGATCAGAACGATCGTAAACCCAATGTGAGATTAAAAGAGATATGGCTACGGGTAACGAGATTAGAACACAAATCCATGCAGCCAAAGATCCTCCCCAAAGTAATCGTAGAGTGACGAAGAGCAGGATGACTACGAGAAAATAAAAAATATAAAAATGCCGGTTGAACCGGATGATATTCCAAACGCCCTGGTATGGTTTCCTTATCCCTGCCATTGTTCTTTGATCCCTTTTTTCCAGTAATATGGTACATCTACGATTTGAAAGGCATTAGCAAGAACCACATCCTTTAATTTAAGGTCTTCGATAAATTTAAACCGATACTCCTGTACTTCCAAAGGTTGTGGCTTCCAGTTTTTTCGTACTCCTTCGATGATGAGTATTTCTTTTTTTTCTGAATTGTATGTAAATGTGAAAGGCAACGGACCCGCATATCTACGGGCTTCTTTCCAACTGGAAAATGGCGAGCCTACGGGTAAGGATGCCTCCTCATTTGAACCTTGGAATACTGCTTCAAAATTAGATGCTTCGGAAGAAACCTTACTAAGCTTACCTTCCTCCTGAAAACGAATATCTGTAGTCTCATATTTATAATGAGTAAAGATATTTCCGAAGAGTTCCATTTTCTTCTTATTTGTTTCAGATTTCAAGATATACAAACCACGCAGTCTTCTTCCTTTTAAATTTTTATATCGAACAAAAATGCGATAGCCTACCAGCATAAAATCATTGCCTAACAACTTCGAGGTTCCTTTCGGCCTGAGATCTCTTGTGTCTACCATAGCCACAGCAATGAAACCATAAGTGTCTTTAAAAGTATCCAGGCTAAGACATTCGGGAAGGAATCGCTCAAGTTCGGCTTTAGGGGCTGCAAATGTAAAGACCACCGACCTGTTAAAATAAGCTTCAACGGCAAAAGGATGGTCTTTTAATGAAGAAAATGCAGCCATTTAGGTTATACGTTTAGCGATGATGAATTCATTTATAAAAATGAGAAGTACAAAAATGATAGCAAAGAGCAGATTCATACTTCCCCATAAGAGTAATTCGGGAACAATGAGGGTCTCAAGGATATTCATAAGTAAAACAACCACGATCTGCGTAGCAGCATTAAGTTTTGCCTTATAACCACTTAAAACCCAAAAGCCCATGATCACTTCGGCAAAACCGATGGCAATGGTAAACTGTTGTGCATAATCGAAACCAAGTATCTTTGCTACTATAAATTCGTGACGCGGCACCAGGCCCAGAATCTTACAGTAAAAACCATTTACAAACCAAACAAGGGCAAAGCTTATACGAAGAAACAGATATATTAGCTTTACACCCACAAACTGCTATTAGAGGAAAAAGTTCCACACCAGACCGAAGCGGATCACCGCATCCCGATAAGGATATCCGGGTGCCGAAAAGTGACTGTTGGTTGAGTTAAACAACTGGTTTACGTGTTCGTATTTAAAATAAATACGTGTTTGCTTGATCTTTGCATTAAAAAAGAGGTCCACCATAGGAAATCCACCTATTTTCTCATCGTTCTGAACATAAAATTCGGCCAGAACAGGATCGTAGCCGTTCATATTGTATTCGGTAAAATATCTGAAGGTGATCCCGGTTTGAAGAAACAAGGCTTTCTTAAACCATTCGTCTTCATAATAGAGTGTATGTCGTGTCACTATTTCGGGAACATTAAAGACCTCTTCACCCGAAACTGCCTGTTGGAACAATACTGTGTTCATTAAGGCGAATCGCCCATATCTAAATTCACGCTCTGCCTTGATCTTTAGATAATCCACCCGCTCACCAAACTGCTGGGGAGTTGGAGTGCTGTCATTCGCTTTTATAGTAAAATAGGTATAATCGTCAATTCCGGTATAGCTCACAGTGGCGTCTAAAAGTTTCTCCGACTGCAACTCGAATTTCAACTCCTGGGTCTTTACATTGTCGAGATCGTTTTGCCAATTGTAGTTTACATAATCACTCTGATACAATAGAAAGTTGAAATTAGGCGCTACCGAATGTATAGTGGCCGAAGCCCTTACCTTGTTTTCCTCATTGAATGCGAATTGCGCTGCAGCCGTGAGGTAATTTCCATCAAAATCACCCGAGATATTGATCTTTCCTCTTCCCGAAAGTTCGAAACCGCGATATTGTTTTTTATAACTAGCGCCAAATTGCACAAGATTACCTTTAAGGCGGTTGGTGATTCTACCATCTACCAGATCCAGAACCGTGTCATAGCCGTAGTTATAATCTGTGTAGCCTATAGAAGCACTTAATTCTCCCAGTATGGAGTTCTCCAGACGTGCATATCCCTGAACATTAAAATCTTCCAGTTTTGTAGTTTTTATTAGGTCTGTATCCTCATAGGAAGCTCCATATCCTGAATAGGGACTGTTCTGGCGATATTCGTAGAACTTATCTTCATAACTTATCACATTCCCGATATTCAGGATACTATAAGAAGTAG includes the following:
- a CDS encoding DUF2071 domain-containing protein, with product MAAFSSLKDHPFAVEAYFNRSVVFTFAAPKAELERFLPECLSLDTFKDTYGFIAVAMVDTRDLRPKGTSKLLGNDFMLVGYRIFVRYKNLKGRRLRGLYILKSETNKKKMELFGNIFTHYKYETTDIRFQEEGKLSKVSSEASNFEAVFQGSNEEASLPVGSPFSSWKEARRYAGPLPFTFTYNSEKKEILIIEGVRKNWKPQPLEVQEYRFKFIEDLKLKDVVLANAFQIVDVPYYWKKGIKEQWQG
- a CDS encoding putative porin, with product MNKTLLIFLFFCCKTVVFSQSFPSGPDNTPKSKPPIDLYKIISADRDTTVVDTSLTIAKDYKFNYLRKDDFELMPFANVGQTYNSLAYTFDKSNLKPLFVAQSHHFNYFEIEDMQYFRVPTPFTELYFRTAFEQGQQLDALLAVNTSEQFNFSIAYKGIRSLGNYQQMLTSTGNFRFTTNYNTKNSRYKIRAHIAAQDVLNEENGGLNESSLALFKADDPEFDDRARLDVNFENAENKLEGLRFYADHEYELIRRKDSTSYSILNIGNVISYEDKFYEYRQNSPYSGYGASYEDTDLIKTTKLEDFNVQGYARLENSILGELSASIGYTDYNYGYDTVLDLVDGRITNRLKGNLVQFGASYKKQYRGFELSGRGKINISGDFDGNYLTAAAQFAFNEENKVRASATIHSVAPNFNFLLYQSDYVNYNWQNDLDNVKTQELKFELQSEKLLDATVSYTGIDDYTYFTIKANDSTPTPQQFGERVDYLKIKAEREFRYGRFALMNTVLFQQAVSGEEVFNVPEIVTRHTLYYEDEWFKKALFLQTGITFRYFTEYNMNGYDPVLAEFYVQNDEKIGGFPMVDLFFNAKIKQTRIYFKYEHVNQLFNSTNSHFSAPGYPYRDAVIRFGLVWNFFL
- a CDS encoding class I SAM-dependent methyltransferase, coding for MAGIRKPYQGVWNIIRFNRHFYIFYFLVVILLFVTLRLLWGGSLAAWICVLISLPVAISLLISHWVYDRSDLYLLSWLDTLVIKPGDTLVNINAGFDETSETIRQKYPQARMEVFDFYNETRHTEPSIRRARRAYPPYPGTRIISTSKIPLDDHVADFVFLILSAHEIRKEQERLEFFREVRRVTKPMGRVVVVEHLRDGANFLAYTIGAFHFFSKNNWMLVFREAGFKIEKVIKTTPFISTFILK
- a CDS encoding DoxX-like family protein → MGVKLIYLFLRISFALVWFVNGFYCKILGLVPRHEFIVAKILGFDYAQQFTIAIGFAEVIMGFWVLSGYKAKLNAATQIVVVLLMNILETLIVPELLLWGSMNLLFAIIFVLLIFINEFIIAKRIT